One genomic region from Candidatus Endomicrobiellum trichonymphae encodes:
- a CDS encoding DUF1844 domain-containing protein — protein MSKKEVSDVNQYFFNLITMLASSAWCQLGKIQDPVEGKIKKDLKGAQITIDMLLMLRDKTKGNLTKKEEEMLASAISNFQINYADEVTKCKVC, from the coding sequence ATGTCAAAAAAGGAAGTTTCAGATGTTAATCAGTATTTTTTTAATCTTATAACGATGCTTGCTTCTTCAGCATGGTGTCAGCTTGGCAAAATTCAGGATCCGGTTGAAGGTAAAATAAAGAAAGATTTGAAAGGTGCGCAGATAACGATTGATATGCTTCTCATGCTTCGAGATAAGACTAAAGGCAATTTAACAAAAAAAGAAGAAGAAATGTTAGCTTCAGCGATTTCCAATTTTCAAATCAATTATGCTGATGAAGTGACCAAGTGCAAAGTCTGTTAA
- the hisC gene encoding histidinol-phosphate transaminase, which produces MDITKLIRKECEGFKPYVAGKPIETIKREMGLKSVIKLASNENPLGASKKAIEAIKENLKEIFYYPDSNSYALKKGLSEHYRLGIRNIFIGAGGDEIIELIAKLFFNKEEEIVISKHSFIRYEMAAKLMGSKAVVVAMKEGFKHDLTAMAKACTEKTKAIFVTNPNNPTGTYNTKEELCKFLKEIPLNKAGLKPIVVLDEAYFEYASLDEDYPDGLDFLKENPNLIIFRTFSKIYGLAGLRVAYGFASEEIVDYIERTRPPFNVNRLAQIGGTAAIGDKEQVTKSLKLVKEGKEYLYKEFRDLKIEYIKSAGNFILFKSFPYKGKELFDALVKEGVIIRALDEYELTDWARVTIGLSEENELFIDKLKKIFGRGKNK; this is translated from the coding sequence ATGGATATAACAAAACTTATTAGAAAAGAGTGCGAAGGATTTAAGCCTTATGTTGCTGGGAAGCCGATAGAGACGATAAAAAGAGAAATGGGACTGAAATCGGTTATAAAACTTGCGTCGAACGAGAATCCGCTGGGAGCTTCAAAGAAAGCGATTGAAGCGATAAAAGAAAATTTAAAAGAGATATTTTATTATCCTGATTCAAATTCCTATGCGCTTAAAAAGGGCTTGTCTGAACATTACAGATTGGGGATAAGGAATATTTTTATCGGAGCTGGAGGAGATGAGATAATAGAGCTGATAGCTAAATTATTTTTTAATAAGGAAGAAGAGATAGTAATTTCGAAACATTCGTTTATAAGGTATGAAATGGCGGCAAAATTAATGGGTTCAAAAGCGGTAGTAGTTGCGATGAAAGAGGGATTTAAGCATGATTTAACTGCTATGGCTAAAGCATGTACGGAAAAGACAAAAGCGATTTTTGTGACAAATCCTAATAATCCTACCGGGACATATAATACTAAAGAGGAACTTTGTAAGTTTTTGAAAGAAATTCCTTTAAATAAAGCAGGACTTAAGCCAATTGTTGTGCTTGACGAAGCATATTTTGAATATGCGTCTTTAGATGAAGATTATCCCGACGGGCTTGATTTTTTAAAAGAGAATCCAAATCTGATAATATTTAGGACTTTTTCAAAGATATACGGACTTGCCGGATTGAGAGTAGCTTATGGTTTTGCGAGCGAGGAGATAGTAGATTATATTGAAAGAACACGGCCTCCTTTTAACGTTAATCGTTTGGCGCAGATAGGAGGGACAGCGGCAATAGGGGATAAGGAGCAGGTTACTAAAAGTCTGAAACTTGTCAAGGAAGGGAAAGAATACTTATATAAAGAATTCAGGGATCTAAAAATAGAATATATAAAATCGGCTGGGAATTTTATTCTTTTTAAATCATTTCCATATAAAGGGAAAGAATTATTTGATGCGCTTGTAAAAGAGGGAGTGATAATAAGGGCGCTGGATGAATACGAGCTTACGGATTGGGCGAGAGTGACAATTGGGTTGAGCGAGGAGAACGAGTTGTTTATAGATAAATTAAAGAAGATATTTGGCAGGGGTAAGAATAAGTAA
- a CDS encoding NAD(+) synthase, which yields MKYGFIKTAAATPHISVANPSVNVAEIIKLIEQANTCGVELLVFPELCVTGYTCGELFLSDVLMHSASDALNMVCKTTVGKKALVFVGSPIWNEGKLYSCAVAFQNGKVLGVVPKTALPSYSEFYELRHFVSGRDISGSIKLCRQTAPFGTDIIFAAKNNDTVKIAAEICEDMFIISPPSNRHVQAGASVIVNLSASNELIGKVDYRKTLIKSQSGRLSAGYVYASAGSGESVSDIIFSGFRIIAESGEILAEGGLFESGLTLCEIDTQRLAYERRRLNVFESYNSSGYRTVEFNFDETDTELMRHISQLPFVPEDLKSVSSRAELILQMQSRALAERLKFTGSNAVLGISGGLDSCLALLAVVRSYEILGRSKKDIIAVTMPGPGTSLKTVESVSELAEALGIQIRKIPITDIVRKHLTDIKHSGKEDTVYENAQARERTQILMDIANAEEGLVIGTGDLSENALGWCTYNGDHMSMYAVNSSVPKTLVKHLVSYESERVVKYKKALLSILNTEISPELLPSDNGKISQKTEDIIGPYELHDFFLYYTVRFGQKPDKTLMLALKAFKGKYDIEEIKKYLRVFIERFFASQFKRNCVPDGIKIGTISLSPRGDWRMATESSAKEWLDSIK from the coding sequence ATGAAATACGGGTTTATTAAAACTGCAGCAGCGACGCCGCATATAAGTGTGGCGAATCCTTCAGTAAATGTCGCGGAAATAATAAAGTTGATAGAGCAAGCGAATACTTGCGGCGTCGAACTTTTAGTTTTTCCAGAACTATGCGTGACAGGGTATACGTGTGGGGAATTATTTTTATCTGACGTGCTTATGCATTCTGCAAGCGATGCTCTAAATATGGTTTGTAAAACCACTGTCGGGAAAAAAGCTCTTGTTTTTGTAGGTTCCCCTATATGGAACGAAGGAAAACTTTACTCATGCGCTGTTGCTTTCCAGAATGGAAAAGTTTTGGGTGTTGTGCCTAAAACTGCGTTGCCGTCGTATTCTGAATTCTATGAACTTCGTCATTTTGTTTCGGGCAGAGATATTTCAGGGTCAATTAAATTATGCAGACAGACCGCACCTTTCGGAACGGACATAATTTTTGCGGCAAAGAATAACGACACTGTCAAAATTGCCGCTGAAATATGTGAGGATATGTTTATAATTTCGCCGCCTTCTAACCGACATGTGCAGGCGGGGGCTTCGGTTATAGTAAACCTTTCCGCCTCCAACGAACTCATCGGTAAAGTCGATTACAGAAAAACTCTTATAAAGTCACAGAGCGGTCGTTTATCGGCAGGTTATGTTTATGCTTCTGCGGGAAGCGGCGAATCGGTAAGCGATATAATTTTTTCAGGGTTTCGCATTATAGCCGAGAGCGGAGAAATCCTTGCGGAGGGCGGACTTTTTGAAAGCGGGCTTACATTATGCGAAATAGATACACAAAGACTTGCTTACGAACGCCGCAGGCTTAACGTTTTTGAATCATATAATTCAAGCGGATACCGCACGGTGGAATTTAATTTTGATGAAACAGATACGGAACTTATGCGCCACATTTCGCAGCTGCCATTTGTTCCGGAGGATTTAAAATCTGTATCTTCCCGTGCGGAACTCATACTTCAAATGCAGTCAAGAGCGCTTGCGGAAAGGTTAAAATTTACGGGGAGTAATGCGGTGTTGGGGATCTCCGGCGGACTTGATTCCTGCCTTGCTCTTTTAGCTGTAGTGAGAAGCTATGAAATTTTAGGCAGGAGTAAAAAAGATATTATAGCCGTTACTATGCCGGGACCTGGCACAAGCTTAAAAACCGTAGAAAGCGTATCGGAACTTGCAGAAGCTCTTGGAATACAAATTAGAAAAATTCCAATTACGGATATTGTTAGAAAACATCTTACGGATATAAAACACAGTGGCAAAGAAGATACCGTGTATGAAAATGCGCAAGCTCGGGAACGCACGCAGATTTTGATGGACATAGCAAACGCCGAAGAAGGTTTGGTTATAGGTACGGGCGATTTGTCTGAAAATGCGCTTGGCTGGTGCACTTATAATGGCGATCATATGTCCATGTACGCTGTGAATTCATCGGTTCCCAAGACCCTTGTTAAACATCTTGTCTCTTATGAATCCGAAAGGGTCGTAAAATATAAAAAAGCTCTGCTTTCTATTTTAAATACGGAAATAAGTCCGGAACTTCTTCCGTCGGATAATGGTAAAATTTCGCAAAAAACTGAAGACATAATAGGACCTTATGAACTTCACGATTTTTTTTTGTATTATACCGTGCGTTTTGGGCAGAAACCGGATAAAACACTTATGCTTGCTCTAAAAGCCTTTAAAGGGAAATATGACATAGAAGAAATAAAAAAATATCTGAGAGTTTTTATCGAACGTTTTTTTGCAAGTCAGTTTAAGCGCAACTGTGTTCCCGATGGGATAAAAATTGGAACAATATCTCTTTCACCGCGCGGTGACTGGAGAATGGCAACCGAAAGCAGCGCAAAAGAGTGGCTTGACAGTATAAAATAA
- a CDS encoding laccase domain-containing protein, which translates to MGGGGYVGLITADKVIILGIFTASCVLLLMFYGCVKFKAAIHIDWKGLSVGIIESSLEILQREFYVRAEEIKVYIGRHICLCCYKLCCEMESKV; encoded by the coding sequence GTGGGTGGGGGGGGCTACGTCGGGTTGATTACTGCAGATAAAGTGATAATTCTGGGGATTTTCACAGCAAGTTGCGTTCTTTTGCTTATGTTTTACGGGTGTGTGAAGTTTAAAGCTGCAATTCACATAGACTGGAAAGGTCTTTCGGTGGGAATAATAGAAAGTTCTCTTGAAATATTACAAAGAGAATTCTACGTTAGAGCGGAGGAAATTAAAGTTTATATCGGACGTCATATCTGCTTGTGCTGTTATAAACTATGCTGCGAAATGGAAAGCAAGGTTTAA
- a CDS encoding Rne/Rng family ribonuclease translates to MKKEIIVNRTFEESRVAILDNGKLFNLFIERRESEKILNNIYKGRVKNIVPALNSLFVDIGFGRGAYLDVCDTLKEHRSKKNMIKAGQNIMVQVYKEPIHNKGAKVTMAISLTGRLLVYMPFSNNIGVSKNIKDKHEYNRLKSMTAELKKDISGGIIIRTKAEKATKAEIKNEIKYLIRLWTSITERFDDAKPMSLIHKDLGLVFQTVIDYFSDDVIFMRIDSQKELKDVTDFVEIVLPEFLDRIVFYDDRTPIFKKYGIEEEIKRLCSNKVWLSSGGYLIIQEAESLCAIDVNSGKFTAKSTQEDTAVITNLEAAEEIARQLRLRNIGGIIVIDFIDMKKASNRRKVLETLRKATKVDKAKIEIWPITRLGLIEMTRERKRKSLFSILGDICPVCHGLSFVLSKESIFINVCDEIKQLKIDGYDGRIKIKLNIDVIEYFMKKKARLEELFGVEFDIEASTELLREEYKILYLNS, encoded by the coding sequence GTGAAAAAAGAAATAATAGTTAATAGAACGTTTGAAGAATCAAGAGTTGCCATACTTGACAACGGCAAACTTTTTAATTTATTTATTGAAAGAAGAGAATCTGAAAAAATATTAAACAATATTTATAAAGGCAGAGTGAAAAATATTGTGCCTGCGCTTAATTCATTATTTGTGGACATAGGTTTTGGTAGAGGTGCCTATCTTGATGTTTGCGATACATTGAAAGAGCATCGCAGTAAAAAAAATATGATTAAAGCCGGACAGAACATTATGGTTCAGGTTTATAAAGAACCGATACATAACAAAGGTGCTAAAGTAACAATGGCTATTTCCCTTACGGGCAGGCTTTTAGTGTATATGCCTTTCAGCAATAATATAGGCGTATCAAAGAATATTAAAGATAAACATGAATACAACAGATTAAAAAGTATGACTGCGGAGCTTAAAAAAGATATTTCCGGTGGCATAATAATAAGGACTAAAGCTGAAAAAGCTACAAAAGCGGAAATTAAAAATGAAATAAAATATTTAATAAGACTCTGGACATCCATAACAGAAAGATTTGACGATGCTAAGCCGATGAGTCTTATACATAAAGACTTGGGACTTGTTTTTCAGACCGTAATAGATTATTTTTCTGACGATGTCATATTTATGCGTATAGATTCGCAAAAAGAACTCAAAGATGTTACGGATTTTGTTGAAATAGTATTGCCTGAATTCCTTGACAGGATTGTTTTTTACGACGATAGGACTCCAATATTTAAAAAGTATGGTATCGAAGAGGAAATAAAAAGATTGTGTTCCAACAAAGTATGGCTTAGTTCTGGCGGTTATCTTATAATACAGGAAGCAGAGTCCCTGTGTGCTATAGATGTTAACAGCGGAAAGTTTACAGCGAAATCTACACAGGAAGATACGGCGGTTATTACGAATCTTGAAGCCGCCGAAGAAATTGCAAGACAGTTAAGACTTAGAAATATAGGGGGTATAATTGTTATTGATTTTATAGATATGAAAAAAGCTTCGAACAGGCGTAAAGTTTTAGAAACGCTTCGCAAAGCTACGAAAGTTGATAAAGCTAAAATAGAAATATGGCCTATAACTAGGCTTGGTCTTATAGAGATGACGAGAGAGAGAAAAAGAAAGTCGTTGTTTTCTATTCTCGGTGATATTTGTCCTGTGTGTCACGGACTGAGTTTTGTTCTTTCAAAAGAGTCTATTTTTATTAATGTTTGTGATGAAATAAAACAGTTGAAAATTGACGGTTATGACGGTAGAATAAAAATAAAATTAAATATTGATGTCATTGAATATTTCATGAAGAAAAAAGCAAGACTTGAAGAATTGTTCGGCGTTGAATTTGATATAGAAGCAAGTACAGAACTATTACGCGAAGAATATAAAATTTTATATTTGAATAGTTAA
- a CDS encoding prephenate dehydrogenase → MLKVCIVGLGQMGASLGLALKKNSKSLKNCYHITGIGRRKGTLDAALKLKAADETSLSLQSARDADIVVICTPVDTIVPLYGQLSKIVAKNTIITDAGSVKYSVEKGIRDSLKKNGGVSFIGSHPMVGKEKNGIFSSDADMFKNANVVITSVVKQSAENALVSRMWKDAGANIVKMSARKHDELVAFTSHFPHIIAFLLNKIYKKTRRKNPQIDMLTAGSFKSMTRVAVSSADMWAPIFATNSRNIEKYLNEFIEELNVFKQSLKDKQKVREEILKTQK, encoded by the coding sequence ATGCTGAAAGTGTGTATTGTGGGATTGGGACAGATGGGCGCTTCTTTAGGGTTAGCTTTAAAGAAAAACTCCAAATCTTTAAAGAACTGTTACCATATAACGGGCATAGGAAGAAGAAAAGGGACTTTAGATGCTGCTCTTAAGCTTAAAGCTGCAGATGAAACGTCTTTATCTTTGCAGAGTGCAAGAGATGCTGATATTGTTGTTATATGCACGCCGGTTGATACTATAGTGCCTTTATACGGACAATTGTCAAAGATAGTCGCTAAAAATACAATAATTACCGATGCTGGAAGTGTAAAATACTCTGTTGAAAAAGGAATCAGAGATTCTTTAAAAAAAAATGGCGGGGTTTCTTTTATTGGATCTCATCCAATGGTGGGAAAAGAAAAAAACGGAATATTTTCGTCAGATGCAGATATGTTTAAAAATGCAAATGTCGTTATAACTAGTGTGGTAAAACAATCGGCAGAAAATGCGCTTGTATCTCGAATGTGGAAAGATGCTGGAGCAAACATAGTTAAAATGTCTGCAAGAAAGCATGATGAACTTGTCGCTTTTACAAGCCATTTTCCGCATATTATAGCTTTTTTGTTAAATAAAATTTATAAGAAAACAAGGAGAAAAAATCCGCAGATTGATATGCTTACGGCAGGGTCTTTTAAAAGTATGACGAGAGTTGCAGTTTCAAGTGCGGATATGTGGGCGCCGATTTTTGCCACAAACAGCAGAAATATTGAAAAATATTTAAACGAGTTTATAGAAGAGCTTAACGTTTTTAAACAAAGTTTAAAAGATAAGCAGAAAGTCAGGGAAGAAATTTTAAAAACACAGAAATGA
- the pheA gene encoding prephenate dehydratase, translating into MASKIQLQSARKRIDKVDKEIARLINRRAELALEVGKAKGRGYKEGEGAVYVPSREKEVLKNVISSKSILGEEALKNIYTEIISACRNLESPTKIAFLGPWATFTHQAAIKNFGSSGYFIPVTSPREVLTEVESGRVDFGVVPVENSNEGSVNMTLDMLVETELKICAEISLKIEQCFLVKDRKSKILRIYSHEHALAQCRNWTLRNYPEAELIPVSSTTEAAKKVVKEDFAAAIAGEASAKIYDLYILHKGIQDSRENFTRFFVIGKILTKASGKDKTSLVFTVKDKVGELCNILGIFNRNGVNLAKIESRPTKKKAWEYMFFVDLRGHVEDENIVKTIESLKRSCVFVKSLGSYQKA; encoded by the coding sequence ATGGCGTCAAAGATACAATTACAGAGTGCAAGGAAGAGGATAGATAAAGTTGATAAAGAAATAGCAAGACTTATAAATAGAAGGGCGGAGCTTGCGTTAGAAGTGGGTAAAGCAAAGGGCAGAGGGTATAAAGAAGGAGAGGGAGCGGTTTATGTGCCGTCGAGGGAGAAAGAAGTTCTGAAGAATGTAATCTCATCTAAGAGTATTTTGGGGGAGGAAGCGCTGAAGAATATATATACGGAAATAATAAGTGCGTGTAGGAATTTGGAAAGTCCGACAAAGATAGCATTTTTAGGACCGTGGGCGACGTTTACGCATCAGGCAGCGATAAAGAATTTCGGGTCGTCAGGATATTTTATTCCGGTTACAAGTCCTAGGGAAGTGTTGACAGAAGTTGAGAGCGGACGGGTGGATTTTGGAGTAGTGCCGGTAGAGAATTCGAATGAGGGTTCGGTGAATATGACGCTAGATATGCTTGTGGAGACGGAGCTTAAAATATGTGCGGAGATAAGTTTGAAGATAGAGCAGTGTTTTCTAGTAAAAGATAGGAAGAGTAAGATATTGAGGATATATTCGCATGAGCATGCATTGGCGCAGTGCAGGAATTGGACGCTGAGGAATTATCCGGAAGCGGAATTGATACCTGTATCATCGACGACGGAAGCGGCGAAGAAAGTGGTGAAAGAAGATTTTGCGGCAGCGATAGCAGGAGAGGCGTCGGCGAAGATATATGATTTGTATATATTGCATAAAGGGATACAGGACAGCAGGGAAAATTTCACTAGATTTTTTGTTATAGGGAAAATATTGACAAAGGCGAGCGGGAAAGATAAGACGAGTTTGGTTTTTACAGTAAAGGATAAAGTAGGAGAGCTGTGCAATATACTGGGAATTTTTAACAGGAATGGAGTAAATTTAGCAAAGATAGAATCTCGTCCTACGAAGAAGAAAGCGTGGGAGTATATGTTTTTTGTTGATTTAAGAGGGCATGTTGAGGATGAAAATATAGTGAAGACGATAGAGAGTTTAAAACGCAGCTGTGTTTTTGTGAAGAGTTTAGGCAGTTATCAAAAAGCGTAA
- the aroF gene encoding 3-deoxy-7-phosphoheptulonate synthase, with the protein MIITLRKGAKQKEITAVTEKVKGLGYKPHVSKGEDITIIGMIGDSAEKYKEVFEAMDVVEHVNEIQKPYKLASREFKRENTVIKVSRNVDIGGKKIHVMAGPCAIESRDLLNDTGKIVKEAGGTILRGGAFKPRSSPYAFQGLGEEGLKYMEEAGEKLHMPTISEAMTVDQVELLSKYCDIIQIGARNMQNYDLLKAAGKQKKPVLLKRGMAATVKELLLSAEYILSQGNYDVILCERGIRTFEDSTRFTMDLNAVPVLKKFTHLPVVLDPSHGIGIREHVGTMAKASIAVGADGIIIEVHPRPEEALSDGPQSLLPEQFRI; encoded by the coding sequence ATGATAATAACATTGAGGAAAGGAGCAAAACAGAAAGAAATAACAGCGGTGACAGAAAAGGTAAAAGGGCTTGGGTATAAGCCTCACGTTTCGAAGGGAGAAGATATTACGATAATAGGGATGATAGGAGACAGTGCGGAGAAATACAAGGAAGTTTTTGAAGCGATGGATGTGGTTGAACATGTAAATGAAATACAAAAGCCGTATAAACTTGCATCGAGAGAGTTCAAGAGAGAAAATACGGTGATTAAGGTGAGCAGGAATGTGGATATAGGAGGGAAGAAGATACATGTTATGGCAGGTCCGTGTGCGATAGAGAGCAGGGATTTGCTGAATGATACCGGAAAGATAGTTAAAGAGGCGGGAGGGACGATACTCCGAGGGGGAGCGTTTAAGCCGAGGAGTTCGCCTTATGCTTTTCAGGGGCTGGGAGAGGAAGGATTGAAATATATGGAAGAGGCAGGGGAAAAGCTGCATATGCCTACGATAAGCGAAGCGATGACGGTGGATCAGGTAGAGTTATTGTCAAAGTATTGTGATATTATACAGATAGGCGCAAGGAATATGCAGAACTACGATTTGTTAAAGGCGGCAGGAAAGCAGAAAAAACCTGTGCTTTTGAAGAGAGGGATGGCAGCGACAGTAAAAGAGTTATTGCTGTCTGCTGAATATATTCTTTCACAGGGGAACTATGATGTAATATTGTGCGAGAGAGGAATAAGGACATTTGAGGATTCAACAAGATTTACGATGGATTTAAATGCGGTGCCTGTGCTGAAAAAGTTTACACATCTGCCTGTAGTTTTGGATCCTTCGCACGGGATAGGAATAAGAGAACATGTAGGAACGATGGCGAAGGCGAGTATAGCGGTAGGAGCAGATGGGATAATAATAGAGGTGCATCCTCGTCCGGAGGAAGCGCTTTCAGATGGTCCGCAGAGTTTGCTGCCTGAGCAGTTTAGGATTTGA
- a CDS encoding zinc ribbon domain-containing protein — protein sequence MDNLRSELELLYELQNYDIRIVDIRKKIGKVLSLVEEKNKSLEYKKKETETKKKKFVKLNSLKKEKESALDSKEKAISVHSLELNTVKSNDIYKALLLKIEKAECDKSVIENEILEFMDKIEKEFVIVKSAEDELKKIEKIVKNEINKFENFIKKLEKEATAVEKEREEYKLKINRTILMQYERLRDCRDGQVICLIGDESCECCGMMLRPQLINQAYKCHELVFCDNCSRILLQK from the coding sequence ATGGATAATTTAAGATCGGAGCTTGAATTGTTATATGAATTGCAGAACTATGATATTAGAATAGTTGATATAAGGAAAAAAATTGGTAAAGTTCTGTCTTTAGTGGAAGAGAAAAATAAAAGTTTAGAATATAAAAAAAAGGAAACAGAGACAAAAAAGAAAAAATTTGTCAAATTGAATTCTTTAAAGAAAGAAAAAGAATCGGCGTTAGACTCAAAAGAGAAAGCAATAAGCGTACACTCTTTAGAACTTAACACCGTTAAGTCAAATGATATTTATAAAGCGTTGCTTTTAAAGATAGAAAAAGCGGAATGTGATAAGAGCGTTATTGAAAATGAGATTTTGGAGTTTATGGATAAAATAGAGAAGGAATTTGTTATTGTCAAATCTGCAGAAGATGAATTAAAAAAAATTGAAAAAATAGTAAAAAACGAGATAAATAAATTTGAAAATTTTATAAAAAAGCTTGAAAAAGAAGCAACTGCAGTAGAAAAAGAAAGGGAAGAGTATAAATTAAAAATCAATAGGACTATATTGATGCAGTATGAAAGGCTCCGCGATTGTCGTGACGGACAGGTAATATGTCTTATCGGCGATGAAAGCTGTGAATGTTGCGGAATGATGCTAAGACCGCAGTTGATAAATCAGGCGTACAAATGTCATGAACTTGTATTCTGTGATAATTGTTCAAGAATATTGTTGCAAAAATAA
- the gltX gene encoding glutamate--tRNA ligase, translating into MSDIRVRFAPSPTGDLHIGGVRTALFNWLFAKNKGGKFILRIEDTDETRSTGESAKVILDAMKWLELEWNEGPGNENLKYSPYSQMKRKERGIYRKYADELVAKELAYPCYCTPEEIDVMRKKAKADKLPPKYDGKCRHLTPGQRKQKEIEGKKAVVRFKMFGSGTTVLNDIIRGRVKFDNSLLDDFVIMKASGVPAYNFACVVDDYLMEITHVLRGDDHISNAPRQMHIYNALGWKMPEFAHMSMILGAGGARLSKRHGHTSVLEYRKEGYLREALINYLALLGWSTEDSQQIFTIEELKQKFSVERCGISPSIFDPAKLLWLNGEKIRSKTPQQVYELFIDWLKYTGNEKLTETWDVELLKKALILEHDKIKLLKDIPSLVDFFFTKNVDYKEEAVKKTLLSEKSKDIAKLVLIESAARLPNQLDFSAISLEQYARNLAAEKNIKTGQVFHPIRVAISGRMQGPGLFQMMEVMGKEDVVRRINVAINKFFQK; encoded by the coding sequence ATGAGTGATATAAGAGTAAGATTTGCACCGTCTCCAACTGGTGATTTGCATATAGGCGGGGTGCGTACGGCTTTGTTTAACTGGCTTTTTGCAAAAAATAAAGGTGGAAAGTTTATTTTAAGAATTGAAGATACTGATGAAACGCGCTCGACTGGAGAATCCGCAAAAGTTATTTTAGATGCTATGAAATGGCTGGAACTTGAATGGAATGAGGGACCGGGAAATGAAAATCTGAAATATTCTCCCTACTCTCAGATGAAACGTAAAGAGCGCGGCATATACCGGAAATACGCGGACGAACTTGTTGCGAAAGAACTTGCGTATCCCTGTTATTGTACTCCCGAAGAAATTGACGTTATGAGAAAAAAAGCAAAAGCCGACAAACTTCCTCCGAAATATGATGGCAAATGCAGGCATCTTACGCCCGGACAAAGAAAACAAAAAGAAATTGAAGGGAAAAAGGCTGTTGTAAGATTTAAAATGTTCGGATCGGGAACTACCGTTTTAAACGATATTATAAGAGGCAGAGTTAAATTTGATAATTCTCTGCTTGACGATTTTGTGATAATGAAAGCAAGCGGCGTACCTGCGTATAATTTTGCGTGCGTTGTCGACGATTATCTTATGGAAATAACTCATGTTTTAAGAGGTGACGACCACATTTCAAATGCCCCTCGGCAGATGCATATTTATAATGCTTTGGGTTGGAAAATGCCAGAATTTGCGCATATGTCTATGATTTTGGGCGCCGGCGGCGCAAGACTTTCAAAAAGGCACGGACATACATCTGTTTTAGAATATAGAAAAGAAGGATATTTGCGGGAAGCATTGATAAATTATCTTGCATTGCTCGGATGGTCTACGGAGGACAGTCAGCAGATTTTTACGATTGAGGAGTTAAAACAGAAATTTTCTGTAGAAAGATGCGGGATAAGTCCATCTATTTTTGATCCGGCAAAGTTGCTGTGGCTTAATGGCGAAAAAATCCGCTCAAAAACGCCTCAGCAGGTATACGAATTGTTTATTGATTGGCTGAAATATACGGGTAATGAAAAATTGACAGAGACTTGGGATGTTGAGTTGTTAAAAAAAGCTTTGATTTTAGAACACGATAAAATAAAGTTGTTGAAAGATATTCCCTCTCTTGTTGATTTCTTTTTTACAAAAAACGTGGACTACAAAGAAGAAGCAGTGAAGAAAACATTGCTTTCCGAGAAATCAAAAGATATTGCAAAACTTGTTTTAATCGAAAGTGCGGCGAGACTGCCGAATCAACTGGATTTTTCAGCTATATCTTTAGAACAGTATGCAAGAAATTTAGCTGCGGAAAAAAATATTAAAACCGGGCAGGTGTTTCACCCTATAAGAGTTGCAATCTCCGGAAGAATGCAGGGTCCGGGTTTATTCCAAATGATGGAAGTTATGGGGAAAGAAGATGTAGTTAGAAGAATAAATGTTGCGATAAATAAATTTTTTCAGAAATAG